The sequence GACCCTCGCTCGCCGAATGGGCCGAGGGGATCCGGCGCGGCACCATCGCCGCCCCCACCGCCGGCACCGAGCGGCTCGCCGAGATCGAAGCGCTGCAGCCCACCGACTTCGCGAGCCGCCGCGTGCAGGCGCTCTACCTCGAGTGGTTCTTCGGGCAGGTCCTCGCGGCGCTGCCCAGCACCGTCTCGGTCGCCGTGCACCGCACCACCGCCACCGCCGTGCGCTCCGCCGACGGCGTGCGCCCCGCTGCCGCCGTGGGCCCCGCCGACGGCACCGCCTGGACGGTCGAGCTCGAGGACCGGGCGCCGCTGCACGCGGATCTGCTGCTGCTCGCCGCCGGGCACACCGACTCCCGACCCTCGGCCGAGCGCCATCAGCTGGCCGTCTTCGCCCGCCGCCACGGCGGCACCTACCTCGCGCCGTCACAGGCCTCCGACGCGCAGCTGGACCTCCTCGCCCCGGGGCAGGACGTCATCGTGCGCGGCATGGGGCTGGCCTTCATCGACCTCATGGCCCTGCTCTCCGAGGGGCGCGGCGGCGTGTTCGAGCCCGCACCGCTGCCGGGAGACCCCGACCGGCTGAGCTACCGGCCCTCCGGGCGCGAGCCGCGGCTCTGGGTGGGCTCCCGCCGCGGCGTGCCGTACCACTCCAAGGTGCGCGACGAGGGCGCCCCGGCCGGCCCGGGCGACCTCGTGCACGTCACGGCCGAGAACCTGCGCGCCCGCGAGGACGCGCAGGGGCGCCTCGACTTCCGGGCCGACGTGGTGCCGCTGATCGCCGCCGAGATCCGCCGCTGGGTGCCGGGCGCCCCCTCCGCCGCCCCGGGGGAGGACCCGCTGGCATGGCTCGACGACCCGCTGTCCTGGCTCGAGGGGGAGGCGCATCCACAGGTCACCCGCGATGCGGTGGTGCGCCACATCGAGACCGATCTCCACGCCCGCACCCGCGGCGACGCCTCCTCCGCCCGGGCCCTGTTCCAGCTGCTGCTGCGCCTGCACGGGGTGCTCGTGGACCAGCTGCCCGCCACGCGCCTGCGCCCGGGAGCGCAGGGCGACTATCCGCGCTGGTGGCACTCGCTGTTCAGCTTCGTCGACTCCGGCCCGCCCCCGCACCGCCTCCACCAGCTGCTCGCGCTCGAGCGCGCCGGCGTGGTGCGCTTCCTGGGCCCGCGGGTGCAGGTGCGGGCCGAGGAGTCCACGGGCCGGTTCACCGCCCGCGGCGCCGCCGGCGCCCACGTCACGGCCGACGCGCTGCTGGACGCCTTCCTGCCCGAGGCATCCCTGGTCGAGTCCACGAACCCGCTCCTGCGGGACCTCGTCACCGGCGGGTCCGCCGCCGTGGGCCGGGAATCCGCCGCCACGCCCGGGAGCCTCGAGGTCGATGCCCGCCACAGCGTGATCGGCCCCGACGGCACCGCCCGGCCGCGGCTCTGGGCCGTCGGCCCCTGGACCTCCGAGCTGCCCATCGGCGCCTTCGCCCGGCCCCACACCAACGCCCCCTGCCACCGCCGCAACGACGCCCTCGGGCGGGAGCTGCTGGAGGCGGCGCTGCGCCACGGCGAGGCGGCGGCGAGCCAGGGGGAGCGGGCCCCGAGCCAGGGCGCGGGAGCGCTGCGCCACGGCGAGACGGTGCTGCGCCATGGCGAGACGGTGCGCCGCACCGGGCAGCCGGCGCGCCTGGGCGTGATGGGGCCGGGGAAGATCGGCCGCGCCCTGGCCCGCACCGCGCTGCGTCGCGGTCTCGAGGTGCGGGTCTCGGGCCGTGCCCCGGCCGCCGCGCTCGCCGCCGCCCTGCCCGGCGCACATCCCGTGGAGGTCGCGGAGCTCGCCTCCACCTGCGAGGTCGTCGCGATCACCGTGCCCCTGCACGTGGCGCTCACCCTCGACCCGGCCACCCTCCACGGCGCCGTGGTGATCGACGCGACCAACCCCTGGGGTGAGGCGGATGCCGCCGCCGTCGCGGCCGCTCGGCGCACGCTCGGCGACGCGGAGGGCCTGCTCTCCACCAGCGAGCTGCTCGCTGCGCACCTGCCGGGCGCACGGGTGGTGAAGACCCTCAACCACATCGGGTATCACGACGTCGAGGATCAGGGCCGCGAGGGCGGTGACCCGCACCGCCGTGCCATCGCGCTGGCGGCGGACGATCCGCAGGCGGCCGACGCGGTCGCGGCGCTGCTGCACCGGATCGGCTTCGAGCCCGTGAGGGTGGGGACCCTCGCCGCGGGCCGTCAGCTCGAGCCGGGCGCCGGGCTGTTCGCAGGCTGGAGCACCTCCGAGGAGCTCAGCGAGCGCCGCCGCGAACTGGTGCGCGTGGCCTGAACCGGGCCACGGCGCATCGGCGCCGGGGTGCCGTCACCGTGCGGGGCCGGGCGAGCTGGTGCCCCGCAGCGGCCCTGGTCCCCGGGCCCCGGCGCATCGGCGTCGTGGCATCCAGTGGCGCTCTGCGAGCAGATCCCCGCCTATTCGGGGGCGTGTGCTGGCTGAGAGCCACCGGATGACCGTGGCGTCGTGGAGGGCGGGAGGCCGGCCGCGGGCCGCTGCTCGCTCGCCCGCTCCAGCTCCTCGGCCGCCCGCTCCCGCTCCACGTGCGAGCGGGCGTGCTCGAGGGCGCTGGCGAAGTCCACGAACAGATGCTTGTGGTGACGCAGGGCCGCGAGCACCCCGACCTGCCGGAACAGGACGCTGTGGCTGTCCTGCACCCCCTTAATCAGCACGGTGATGCCGCGCCGCTCCAGGCCCCGCACGATCTGCGCGAGCACCTGCGCGCCGGTGGCGTCGACCCGCTCGAGCCGGGCCAGGCGCAGGATCACCACCGAGACCGAGCCCACCTCCATCACCGTCTCGAACACCCGCTCGGAGGAGACGAAGAACAGCGGGCCCTGGAAGCGCACCGCCACGATCGAGGTGTCCAGCGGGCTGGGCTCCTCGGCGCGGATCGGCTCGAGGGCCACGCCCGTGGTGCGGGCCGCGCCGCGCAGGGCCACGACCGCCGCGAGCGCCACCCCGATGAGCACCGCGATGATGAGGTCGAAGGAGACCGTCACCAGCGCCGTGATCGTGAAGATCCACGCGTCGGAGCGGGTCGAGGTGAGGATCGAGCGCACCGTGGCCAGGCGCACCATCCGCACGGCCGTCATGAACAGCACACCGGCCAGCGCGGCGAGCGGGATCATCCCCACCGGCCCCGAGGCGACGTACACCACCGCCAGCAGCACCAGCGCGTGCACGATCGAGGCGGCACGGGTGCGCGCCCCGGCGCGCAGGGAGACGGAGGTGCGGGCGATCGCGCCGGTGGCCGGCATGCCGCCGAACAGGGAGGCGCCGACCGAGGCGACGCCCTGGCCCACCAGCTCGCGGTCGGGATCGAAGGCACCCGTCTCCGCCATCGAACCTGCCACGCGGGCCGAGAGCAGGGACTCGATCGCCGCCAGCGCCGCGACGGTCGCCGCGGCCGGCAGCAGCACGCCCAGCAGCTCCGGGTCGATGCTCGGCACCGAGGGGGCGGGCAGCGAGGCGGGGATCGCGCCGATCGTGGCCAGCGGTCCCGGCAGCAGCGCGGCGAGGACGGCCACCACGGCGATGCCGATCAGGGAGCCGGGGATCGAGGGATGGATCCGCGGGGCGATGACCATGCAGGCGGCCACGATCGCGACCGCGCCGAGTGCCCACAGCAGGTAGGTCGCATCGGCGGTCGTGAGCGACTGCACCGCCGCGACCAGCGCGTTCGAGCTCAGCTCCCCGGGTACGGCCGGATCCGAGGAGGTGATCAGCGGGATCTGCTGCATGAAGATGATGCATGCGATGCCGAGCGTGAACCCCTCGATCACCGGCCAGGGGATGATCGAGACCACCTTGCCCAGGCGCAGCAGGCCGGTCGCCATCACGAGCAGACCCGCCAGCAGGGTCACGGCCGCGATCGCGCCGGCGCCGTAGTTGGCGACGATCGGGACCAGCACCACCACCATGGCGCCCGTCGGCCCCGAGACCTGCACGTTCGAGCCGCCGAACACGGCGGCGAGCAGACCGGCGACGATCGCGGTGATCAGGCCCTGCTCGGCGGTCAGCCCGGAGCTCACACCGAACCCGAGCGCGAGGGGCAGGGCGACGATGCCGACGGTCACGCCGGCGATGAGGTCCTTCCGCCAGGTCTTCGGCAGCAGGCGGTAGTCCTCGCGGGCGGGCCACAGATCGCGGGAGCGCACGAGCGCGGCGCGCATGCGCTGGGGGATGGTCGGGGCCGCGGCCTCGCGCTGCGATGCGGGCGGGACGTTCACAGCTGCACCCCCCGGATCTCCGGCAGGCTCTGCGCGGCGCTGAGCCGATCGCGGTCCTCGCTGAGCATGGTGAGCAGCAGCGCGCGGGCCACGGCCAGCAGCTCGCCGATGCGCGGATCGGCCAGGCGGTAGTACACGTGGCTGGCCCGGCGCTCGGAGCTCACCAGGCGGTGGCGGCGCAGCACGGCCAGGTGCTGGGAGAGGTGCGAGGCCTCGAGCTCGGTATCGGCCTGGAGCGCGGCGACGCTGACCTCCTCGGCATCGACGAGGAGCTCGAGGATGCGGATGCGGTACGGGTGGGCGAGACCCTTGAAGAGGTTCGCCTTCACCTCGTAGAGGGGACGCTGATGCTGGGATAGTGGCATGATGAAAACATCATATCGCGGATCTGCGCAGGTCGCACGTGATGGTGACCAGGATGATGAACTCCTGGGAGGTGGGCATCGCCCGGTGCGGCGACCCGCGCGGTGTTCCGCGTTCGACGGTCAGGAGTGCCGGTCAGCCTTCCGGGTGGGCGTGACGTCGCCGGACAGGAACGACAGGCCGATCATCACGAGCGCGATCGCGAAGTACGCCCACTCGTCCGCGGTGTTCAGCGGCAGGAAGTTCGAGTACGAGCCCCGGTCGACGAGCAGGCCGAAGAGCCACAGCACCGCGGCGAGTCCGCCGCCGAGCCGCAGGTACCGCCGCGCCGAGTACGAGAATCTCGACTGCGCGATGCCGACCACGCCGTACAGCAGGTGGACGACGTTGTGCAGCACGGACACCTGGAAGATGCCCA comes from Brachybacterium faecium DSM 4810 and encodes:
- a CDS encoding transcriptional regulator, ArsR family (PFAM: Bacterial regulatory protein, arsR family) — encoded protein: MPLSQHQRPLYEVKANLFKGLAHPYRIRILELLVDAEEVSVAALQADTELEASHLSQHLAVLRRHRLVSSERRASHVYYRLADPRIGELLAVARALLLTMLSEDRDRLSAAQSLPEIRGVQL
- a CDS encoding predicted dinucleotide-binding enzyme (PFAM: NADP oxidoreductase coenzyme F420-dependent), giving the protein MTSRISPARTRLVLVGGGPRAIGVLERLGASAAQPAAAERLARTPLHVDIVDPHMPGAGRIWRAHESPLLLMNSRAADVSIHPDETVDCEGPVRTGPSLAEWAEGIRRGTIAAPTAGTERLAEIEALQPTDFASRRVQALYLEWFFGQVLAALPSTVSVAVHRTTATAVRSADGVRPAAAVGPADGTAWTVELEDRAPLHADLLLLAAGHTDSRPSAERHQLAVFARRHGGTYLAPSQASDAQLDLLAPGQDVIVRGMGLAFIDLMALLSEGRGGVFEPAPLPGDPDRLSYRPSGREPRLWVGSRRGVPYHSKVRDEGAPAGPGDLVHVTAENLRAREDAQGRLDFRADVVPLIAAEIRRWVPGAPSAAPGEDPLAWLDDPLSWLEGEAHPQVTRDAVVRHIETDLHARTRGDASSARALFQLLLRLHGVLVDQLPATRLRPGAQGDYPRWWHSLFSFVDSGPPPHRLHQLLALERAGVVRFLGPRVQVRAEESTGRFTARGAAGAHVTADALLDAFLPEASLVESTNPLLRDLVTGGSAAVGRESAATPGSLEVDARHSVIGPDGTARPRLWAVGPWTSELPIGAFARPHTNAPCHRRNDALGRELLEAALRHGEAAASQGERAPSQGAGALRHGETVLRHGETVRRTGQPARLGVMGPGKIGRALARTALRRGLEVRVSGRAPAAALAAALPGAHPVEVAELASTCEVVAITVPLHVALTLDPATLHGAVVIDATNPWGEADAAAVAAARRTLGDAEGLLSTSELLAAHLPGARVVKTLNHIGYHDVEDQGREGGDPHRRAIALAADDPQAADAVAALLHRIGFEPVRVGTLAAGRQLEPGAGLFAGWSTSEELSERRRELVRVA
- a CDS encoding sulfate permease-like transporter, MFS superfamily (PFAM: STAS domain; Sulfate transporter family), with product MRAALVRSRDLWPAREDYRLLPKTWRKDLIAGVTVGIVALPLALGFGVSSGLTAEQGLITAIVAGLLAAVFGGSNVQVSGPTGAMVVVLVPIVANYGAGAIAAVTLLAGLLVMATGLLRLGKVVSIIPWPVIEGFTLGIACIIFMQQIPLITSSDPAVPGELSSNALVAAVQSLTTADATYLLWALGAVAIVAACMVIAPRIHPSIPGSLIGIAVVAVLAALLPGPLATIGAIPASLPAPSVPSIDPELLGVLLPAAATVAALAAIESLLSARVAGSMAETGAFDPDRELVGQGVASVGASLFGGMPATGAIARTSVSLRAGARTRAASIVHALVLLAVVYVASGPVGMIPLAALAGVLFMTAVRMVRLATVRSILTSTRSDAWIFTITALVTVSFDLIIAVLIGVALAAVVALRGAARTTGVALEPIRAEEPSPLDTSIVAVRFQGPLFFVSSERVFETVMEVGSVSVVILRLARLERVDATGAQVLAQIVRGLERRGITVLIKGVQDSHSVLFRQVGVLAALRHHKHLFVDFASALEHARSHVERERAAEELERASEQRPAAGLPPSTTPRSSGGSQPAHAPE